In the genome of cyanobacterium endosymbiont of Braarudosphaera bigelowii, one region contains:
- a CDS encoding cytochrome c oxidase subunit 3 yields MQGSAIQKSHETNHVHHDHRLFGLVLFLIAESSIFLGLFSAFLVYKTVMPIWPPTGTPELELLLPGINTIILISSSFVMHKGQAAIKKNDVSGLKLWFGITALMGFIFLAGQMYEYFHLEMGLTTNLFASCFYVLTGFHGLHVSFGLLLILAVLWRSSKEGHYTSESHFGVEAAEIYWHFVDVVWIVLFVLVYLL; encoded by the coding sequence ATGCAAGGTTCAGCAATTCAAAAATCTCATGAGACTAATCATGTTCATCATGATCATAGGTTATTCGGTTTAGTCTTATTCTTAATAGCAGAAAGTTCTATTTTTCTAGGGCTATTTAGTGCGTTTTTAGTCTACAAGACTGTAATGCCTATTTGGCCACCGACAGGAACGCCAGAGCTAGAACTACTGTTACCTGGAATTAATACCATTATTTTAATTTCTAGTAGTTTTGTTATGCATAAAGGACAGGCTGCTATCAAGAAAAACGATGTTTCCGGACTAAAGCTTTGGTTCGGAATAACGGCTTTAATGGGTTTTATCTTTCTTGCCGGTCAAATGTATGAGTATTTTCACTTGGAAATGGGACTAACTACAAATTTATTTGCTAGCTGTTTTTATGTTTTAACAGGGTTCCATGGATTACATGTATCTTTCGGACTCTTATTAATATTAGCAGTTCTATGGCGCTCTTCTAAAGAAGGACACTATACAAGTGAATCTCATTTTGGTGTTGAAGCAGCAGAAATTTATTGGCACTTTGTCGATGTAGTTTGGATTGTCCTTTTTGTATTAGTTTATTTACTTTAA
- a CDS encoding glycosyltransferase, whose product MNKSLLPVPSGIFKILDLSVNDNNIEESCLEFSLILPTYNEAENIQNIIKILSDLLDKVIPNNYELIVVDDDSPDYTWQIALQLISDYPKLRVMRRVNEKGLSTAVIRGWQAAKGKILGVIDADLQHPPEILLDLLQNMKNGADLAVASRHVEGGGVSEWSVARRFLSRGAQMLGLIILPEVIGRLSDPMSGYFMIRRRSIINKTLNPVGYKILIEVTARGKINWLSEIGYIFRERQIGESKVTWKQYIQYLQHLIRLRLSLSTRFFQFCLVGLGGMIMDMSILYLLSDNNTLGLPLTRSKIVAAELAIINNFIWNDFWTFRDITFSQPGKHLRIRRFIKFNIICLTGLILNIFLLNVLFNTFKFNRYFANFFAIVCVTLWNFWFNLKLSWRVTEID is encoded by the coding sequence ATGAATAAATCTCTATTACCTGTTCCTTCAGGTATTTTCAAGATTTTAGATCTTTCAGTAAATGATAATAATATTGAAGAGAGTTGTCTTGAATTTTCTTTAATATTACCTACCTATAACGAAGCAGAAAATATTCAAAATATTATTAAAATCTTAAGTGATTTATTAGACAAAGTTATACCTAATAATTATGAATTAATAGTAGTTGATGACGATAGTCCAGATTATACTTGGCAAATAGCTTTACAATTAATATCTGATTATCCTAAACTTCGTGTTATGCGTAGAGTAAATGAGAAAGGCCTCTCTACTGCGGTTATACGTGGATGGCAAGCAGCCAAAGGAAAAATTTTAGGAGTTATTGATGCTGATTTACAACATCCTCCGGAGATATTATTAGATCTTCTTCAGAACATGAAAAATGGAGCAGACCTTGCAGTTGCTAGTAGACATGTTGAAGGAGGTGGAGTAAGTGAATGGAGTGTAGCTCGTCGATTCTTATCTCGAGGTGCACAAATGTTAGGTCTAATAATATTGCCAGAAGTAATAGGTCGTCTTTCTGATCCTATGAGTGGCTACTTTATGATACGTCGTAGGTCTATTATTAACAAAACTCTAAACCCTGTAGGCTACAAAATTTTAATTGAAGTTACAGCAAGAGGTAAAATTAACTGGTTATCCGAAATAGGTTATATATTTAGAGAACGTCAAATTGGAGAAAGTAAAGTTACTTGGAAACAATATATCCAGTATCTTCAACATCTTATAAGGCTAAGATTATCTTTATCAACACGTTTTTTTCAGTTTTGTTTAGTAGGACTGGGTGGAATGATCATGGATATGAGCATTCTATACTTATTGAGTGATAATAATACTTTAGGATTACCTTTAACTCGCAGTAAAATTGTTGCAGCAGAGTTGGCAATTATTAATAATTTTATATGGAATGATTTCTGGACATTTCGAGATATTACTTTTTCTCAACCTGGTAAGCACTTAAGAATTAGAAGATTTATAAAATTTAATATTATCTGTTTGACAGGTTTGATTTTAAATATCTTTTTATTAAATGTATTGTTTAACACATTTAAATTCAATCGTTATTTTGCTAATTTCTTTGCGATTGTTTGTGTAACTTTATGGAATTTTTGGTTTAATCTAAAATTAAGCTGGCGAGTTACTGAAATAGATTAA
- the lhgO gene encoding L-2-hydroxyglutarate oxidase, producing the protein MYDFVIIGGGIVGLSVGMSLGKRFPSKSILIIEKEDKIAAHQTGHNSGVIHSGIYYKPNSFKAEFTRKGNQSIVEFCQTYDLPYKVCGKFIVATRKSELSALQNLYQQGLKNGLEVEKVSAEEIKEKEPYINCLEGIKVEKAGITDYTKICRKYIDLIQKQGGELKLNTKVINIRNIQNNKILETTQGEIKAKFMINCAGLYSDFITKLDGFRPPAQIIPFRGEYYQLKPNKNYLVNSLIYPVPNPEFPFLGVHFTRMIDGSVHAGPNAVLSLKREGYKKTDFDAKEFFEIVTYKGFWKLVQKHTNEGVKEIIRSFSKTAFVKSLQQLIPEITINDVVSCEAGVRAQALKNNGSLVDDFLIIQNKNSLHVCNAPSPAATASLEIGKYIVNQISQQG; encoded by the coding sequence ATGTATGATTTTGTAATTATTGGCGGAGGCATAGTTGGACTTTCTGTCGGGATGAGTTTAGGAAAACGTTTTCCTAGTAAATCTATTTTGATTATAGAAAAAGAAGATAAGATTGCTGCTCATCAAACAGGTCATAACAGTGGAGTGATACATTCTGGAATTTATTATAAACCAAACAGTTTTAAAGCAGAGTTTACCCGTAAAGGAAACCAATCGATTGTGGAATTTTGTCAAACATATGATCTTCCCTATAAAGTATGTGGCAAATTTATTGTTGCTACCAGAAAAAGCGAATTGTCAGCGTTACAGAATTTATATCAGCAAGGATTAAAAAATGGCCTGGAAGTAGAAAAAGTTTCGGCTGAAGAAATTAAAGAAAAAGAACCTTACATAAATTGCCTAGAAGGAATTAAAGTTGAAAAGGCAGGTATTACTGACTATACAAAAATTTGTCGAAAGTATATAGATTTAATTCAAAAACAAGGAGGTGAATTGAAACTTAATACAAAAGTCATAAACATCAGAAATATACAAAACAATAAAATTTTAGAAACAACACAAGGGGAAATAAAAGCAAAGTTTATGATCAACTGTGCAGGCTTGTATAGTGATTTTATTACTAAATTAGATGGATTTAGACCCCCAGCACAAATTATTCCTTTCCGTGGTGAATATTATCAACTTAAACCTAATAAAAACTACTTAGTAAACAGCCTTATCTATCCAGTTCCTAATCCTGAGTTTCCTTTTCTAGGTGTGCATTTTACTCGTATGATCGATGGTAGTGTTCATGCTGGACCTAATGCAGTCTTAAGTTTAAAAAGAGAAGGATATAAGAAAACTGATTTCGATGCTAAAGAATTTTTTGAAATAGTTACTTATAAAGGATTTTGGAAATTAGTACAAAAACACACTAACGAAGGTGTTAAGGAAATTATTCGTTCTTTTAGTAAAACTGCTTTTGTGAAGAGTCTACAACAATTAATTCCAGAAATTACTATAAATGATGTTGTTAGTTGTGAAGCTGGAGTAAGAGCACAAGCATTGAAAAATAATGGTAGCCTCGTAGATGATTTTTTAATTATTCAAAACAAAAATTCATTACATGTTTGCAATGCTCCTTCCCCCGCTGCAACAGCCTCTTTAGAAATTGGTAAATATATAGTTAATCAAATTTCTCAACAAGGGTGA
- a CDS encoding VOC family protein, producing MHHVSIRTANIQKAIAFYEVLGFTIENRFVIDYTLACWMEGLGGRIELIEIPEPKATQNIFEDNHYIGYYHISFNLTHYTSDLSIWLDQLKINFSQYAQENLDNCSYPIILLEPHKQVIGDKLYEIAFIQDQDGLPLEFIRILENSKQTFSC from the coding sequence ATGCATCATGTATCCATTCGTACAGCTAATATCCAGAAAGCAATAGCTTTTTATGAAGTTTTAGGCTTTACTATCGAAAATCGTTTTGTTATAGATTATACCTTAGCATGTTGGATGGAAGGCTTAGGAGGGAGAATTGAATTGATTGAAATTCCTGAACCTAAGGCAACTCAAAATATTTTTGAAGATAATCATTATATTGGTTATTATCATATATCTTTTAACTTGACCCACTATACTTCTGATCTATCTATATGGTTGGATCAGTTAAAAATTAATTTTTCTCAATACGCTCAAGAGAATCTTGATAATTGTTCATATCCAATAATTTTACTTGAACCTCATAAACAAGTTATTGGCGATAAACTTTATGAAATAGCATTTATCCAAGATCAGGATGGATTGCCACTAGAATTTATTCGAATTTTAGAGAATAGTAAGCAGACTTTTAGCTGTTAA
- the dnaG gene encoding DNA primase has product MSFLRLHPDTLEEIKERTNIYDTISEYVVLKRRGKNYVGLCPFHDEKTPSFTVNADKQLYYCFGCGAGGNAIKFLMEIRKEPFNQVVLELAKQHKISIKDLEEENTEILQARISLQNQLYEILATSANYYEHLLYEPIGKQALDYLINKRQLKSETISKFNLGYSPEGWETLYSYLVKCKNYPVSLLEQTGIIKPRNKGRGHYDTFRGRIMIPIKDIEGRIIAFGGRSLNNQEPKYLNSPETSLFSKSNILFALDQAYKNIRNLDHAIVVEGYFDVISLHEAGIKNTVASLGTAFSKTQLRKLLRYTDSKQIIFNFDADNAGTKAIQRMITEIDSLVYSGQVQLKILNLPSGKDADEFLKFNQNSAEKYYKLINSAPLWLGWQIEQILLDKDLKRADHFEKVVKEMMILLSKLSDYNKREYYIRHCSEILSQGDTRLIPIYLKNFQLQLAKPIANNFNSKKSKQFTKANILLEDQLLKEAEINLLKVYLRYSEYRRRISKSLEFKNLFFNTKEHRIVWTKILEIEDSHQNKNKTDKDQLSYRLQETIWESSLVETCVDQILSFSELEQHEDNERLDLIIKASLIFLEKASLKKYCYYCKIKYQMIDKNEDLVNFEYYLNEYITSKQKILKLQLSQSLSELDANDN; this is encoded by the coding sequence ATGAGCTTTCTACGTCTACATCCTGATACTTTAGAAGAAATTAAAGAAAGAACTAACATATATGACACTATTTCTGAATATGTTGTACTAAAAAGGAGAGGAAAAAATTATGTTGGTCTTTGTCCTTTCCATGACGAAAAAACTCCTAGTTTTACAGTTAATGCTGATAAGCAACTATATTATTGTTTTGGGTGTGGAGCGGGAGGGAACGCTATTAAATTTTTAATGGAAATTAGAAAAGAACCTTTTAATCAGGTTGTACTTGAATTAGCTAAACAACATAAGATTTCCATTAAAGACTTAGAAGAAGAAAATACTGAAATATTACAAGCAAGAATTTCGTTACAAAACCAACTTTATGAAATTTTAGCTACATCCGCAAATTATTATGAACATTTATTATATGAACCGATAGGAAAACAAGCTTTAGATTATCTTATTAATAAAAGACAATTAAAATCAGAAACTATATCAAAATTTAATCTAGGATATTCTCCAGAAGGATGGGAAACTTTATATTCTTATCTAGTAAAATGCAAAAACTATCCTGTAAGTCTTTTGGAGCAGACAGGAATAATTAAACCGCGAAATAAAGGCAGAGGTCACTATGATACATTTCGTGGACGAATAATGATTCCTATTAAAGATATTGAAGGACGTATTATTGCTTTTGGAGGAAGAAGCCTAAATAATCAGGAACCAAAATATTTAAACTCTCCTGAAACTTCTCTTTTTAGTAAAAGTAATATTCTATTTGCTTTAGATCAAGCTTATAAAAATATACGCAACTTGGATCATGCTATTGTTGTTGAAGGCTATTTTGATGTAATATCACTTCATGAGGCAGGTATCAAAAATACGGTGGCTTCTTTAGGTACTGCTTTTAGTAAAACTCAACTTAGAAAGTTATTAAGATATACAGATTCAAAGCAAATTATTTTTAATTTTGATGCTGATAATGCAGGAACTAAAGCTATACAGCGAATGATTACTGAAATAGACTCTTTAGTATATTCTGGACAAGTGCAGTTAAAAATTTTAAATCTTCCTAGTGGAAAAGATGCTGATGAGTTTCTAAAATTTAATCAAAACAGTGCAGAAAAATATTATAAGTTAATCAATAGTGCTCCATTATGGCTTGGCTGGCAAATCGAACAAATTCTATTAGACAAAGATTTAAAAAGAGCTGATCATTTTGAAAAAGTTGTAAAAGAAATGATGATCTTGCTGTCTAAATTGTCTGATTATAATAAGCGAGAATACTATATTCGGCATTGCTCAGAAATACTTTCTCAGGGAGATACAAGGTTAATTCCAATATATCTGAAAAATTTTCAGTTGCAGTTAGCCAAACCTATAGCTAATAATTTTAACAGTAAAAAATCTAAACAGTTTACAAAAGCAAATATACTTCTTGAAGATCAATTACTTAAAGAAGCTGAAATTAATTTACTAAAAGTTTATCTTCGTTACTCAGAATATCGTCGTAGGATATCAAAAAGCCTTGAATTTAAAAATTTATTTTTTAATACAAAGGAACATCGTATAGTATGGACAAAAATATTAGAAATTGAAGACAGTCATCAAAATAAAAATAAAACAGATAAAGATCAACTAAGTTATAGACTCCAAGAAACTATATGGGAATCATCCTTAGTAGAAACATGTGTTGATCAAATATTGAGTTTTAGTGAATTAGAACAACATGAAGACAATGAACGTTTAGATTTAATTATTAAAGCATCTTTAATATTTCTTGAAAAAGCTAGCTTAAAAAAATATTGTTACTATTGTAAAATAAAATATCAAATGATTGATAAAAATGAAGATTTAGTAAATTTTGAATATTATTTAAATGAATATATTACAAGCAAACAAAAAATATTAAAACTACAACTATCACAAAGCTTGTCAGAACTAGATGCTAACGATAATTAA
- a CDS encoding energy-coupling factor transporter transmembrane component T family protein encodes MKFETVNKKSFFTYLDFRTKLLIIIITTIITFLWESPFTEGLLGLAIGYACIVAGIKINYFRKIFTIMMPFYSLILIITGFFYVDQIEVLLNTNYLTPIFTFPDNWFWIGGLIMNYEGVFYGLNIVLKILNMILIIPLGVFTTDINDMVIGMVKMKIPYKIVFIFSSTLRFFPLLIEEIQSILEAQKLRGLALGKLSLVKKATIYLNLAVSLILNSMAKTNTIDIVLQSKSFSGSSHRTYLNESLLNQSDYLTIGFLIVSLLLVIVLYIWYGVGKFSWLINNI; translated from the coding sequence ATGAAATTTGAAACAGTTAATAAAAAGTCATTTTTCACTTACTTAGATTTTAGAACTAAATTATTGATAATTATAATTACTACAATAATTACGTTTCTTTGGGAAAGCCCTTTTACAGAAGGATTGTTAGGCTTAGCTATAGGATATGCTTGTATCGTGGCTGGAATAAAAATAAATTATTTCAGGAAAATATTTACAATAATGATGCCTTTTTATTCCTTAATATTAATTATTACAGGATTTTTTTATGTTGATCAGATAGAAGTACTATTAAACACAAATTATTTAACTCCTATTTTTACTTTTCCAGATAATTGGTTTTGGATTGGAGGACTAATAATGAATTATGAAGGAGTCTTTTATGGACTTAATATAGTACTCAAGATACTAAATATGATTTTAATAATTCCATTAGGAGTTTTTACAACTGACATCAACGATATGGTTATAGGGATGGTAAAAATGAAAATACCATACAAAATTGTTTTCATTTTTTCATCTACGTTGAGATTTTTTCCATTATTAATTGAAGAGATACAATCTATCTTGGAAGCTCAGAAACTAAGAGGATTAGCTTTAGGTAAACTTAGCCTAGTAAAAAAAGCTACAATTTATTTGAATCTTGCTGTATCTTTAATTCTTAATTCTATGGCTAAAACTAATACAATAGATATTGTATTACAGTCTAAATCGTTTTCAGGTAGTTCTCATAGAACTTATTTAAATGAATCATTACTAAACCAGTCTGATTACTTAACCATAGGTTTTTTAATAGTATCATTGCTACTAGTTATAGTTCTATATATTTGGTATGGGGTTGGTAAATTTTCTTGGTTAATTAATAATATTTGA
- a CDS encoding ABC transporter ATP-binding protein, translating into MEIIASLDKVSYFYPNSQKPVLKNISLNIRKGEFLGIIGPTGSGKTTLCLTLNGIIPQFYGGRFFGYIKVAGLDTLEYPVSHLSHYIGSVFEDPETQLLSTSVINEIAFALENLCIKREEIITSISSALTAVRLEGMENKHPQELSGGQKQRLAIAAAIALKPKLLILDEPTSQLDPIGSQEVFSTVRKLNKELGITIIMVSHASEEMAQFSDRLALLSDGKIIKTGTPEEIYTQIPLLESHNLRPPEVAKIFYGIRRKGINFSQVPVTLEQGIKTLRELKNNIVIPTTPKKSDRMHENNLVPLLSTRNLTYCYENNIKVLDKISLDIFSGEYVLIAGQNGSGKSTLVKHFLNLLQPTQGTVQVKNKDTQTLSISDISRIIGYVGQNPDNQIFNMTVKDEIIFALNNLGYGKRQIDNKVYKILEDIGLLEFSQAHPFSLAKGDRARIIIAAILAMETDIIIFDEPTTGQDYKGACSILEITRKLHQAGKTIVVITHHLYLMSNYAERVILLKEGKMILDASIDEAYHKVELLKSTYLVPPQTVLLTQEMNRNIQNKYPALTPNQMIKCFSSYEI; encoded by the coding sequence ATGGAAATAATAGCCAGTTTAGATAAAGTCTCTTATTTTTATCCTAATTCCCAAAAACCCGTTCTTAAAAATATTTCTCTAAATATTCGTAAAGGAGAGTTTTTAGGAATTATAGGCCCTACCGGATCCGGAAAAACAACGCTATGTTTAACATTAAATGGAATAATTCCACAATTTTATGGAGGACGCTTTTTCGGATATATAAAAGTAGCGGGTTTAGACACTCTAGAATATCCGGTAAGTCACTTATCTCATTATATTGGATCTGTTTTCGAAGATCCAGAAACTCAATTATTATCAACTTCAGTTATTAATGAGATAGCATTTGCATTAGAGAATTTGTGTATTAAGCGTGAAGAAATTATCACTTCTATTTCATCTGCCTTAACGGCAGTTAGACTAGAGGGAATGGAAAACAAGCACCCTCAGGAATTATCAGGAGGACAAAAGCAACGCTTGGCAATTGCAGCTGCAATTGCTTTAAAGCCTAAGTTGCTTATATTAGATGAACCTACCTCACAGCTTGATCCAATAGGTTCTCAGGAAGTTTTTTCTACTGTTAGGAAGTTGAATAAAGAATTAGGAATAACAATCATAATGGTTTCTCATGCATCAGAAGAAATGGCTCAATTTAGTGATCGTTTAGCTCTATTATCTGATGGGAAAATTATCAAAACAGGAACTCCAGAAGAAATATATACACAAATTCCCCTACTAGAAAGTCATAACCTGCGTCCTCCAGAAGTAGCCAAAATATTTTATGGTATCAGAAGAAAAGGAATTAATTTTTCTCAAGTTCCTGTTACCTTAGAGCAAGGGATAAAAACTTTGAGAGAATTAAAGAATAATATCGTGATACCAACTACTCCTAAAAAGAGTGACAGAATGCATGAAAATAATTTAGTACCCTTATTATCTACAAGAAACTTAACTTATTGTTATGAGAATAATATAAAAGTTTTAGATAAAATATCACTTGATATTTTTTCGGGAGAATATGTTTTAATAGCTGGTCAGAATGGTTCAGGGAAAAGTACTTTGGTTAAACATTTTTTAAATCTTTTACAACCTACACAAGGAACTGTACAAGTAAAAAATAAAGATACGCAAACTTTATCAATTAGTGATATATCTAGAATCATTGGGTATGTTGGACAAAATCCTGATAACCAAATTTTTAACATGACAGTTAAAGATGAAATTATTTTTGCACTAAACAATTTAGGCTATGGGAAAAGACAAATAGACAATAAGGTTTATAAAATTTTAGAAGATATTGGCTTGCTAGAATTTAGTCAAGCTCATCCTTTTTCGTTGGCCAAAGGTGATCGTGCACGAATTATTATTGCTGCTATCTTAGCTATGGAAACAGATATAATAATTTTTGATGAACCTACAACTGGTCAAGATTATAAAGGTGCTTGTTCAATTTTAGAAATTACTCGCAAATTACATCAGGCTGGAAAAACTATTGTAGTCATAACACACCATTTATATTTGATGTCAAACTATGCTGAAAGAGTAATTCTGCTAAAGGAGGGGAAAATGATATTAGATGCTTCTATTGATGAAGCTTATCATAAAGTAGAACTATTGAAATCTACTTATCTTGTTCCCCCTCAAACAGTTCTTCTAACTCAAGAAATGAATCGAAATATACAGAATAAATATCCTGCTTTAACACCTAATCAAATGATAAAATGTTTTTCTTCTTATGAAATTTGA
- the pyrF gene encoding orotidine-5'-phosphate decarboxylase, producing MFSTNQIIVPLDVSDKKSAIALLDKLPQVNFWKVGLEIFVALGPEIFSLLKDRQKKIFLDLKFHDIPNTIAGACNSASNYGVDLITIHAAAGQKAMEAAAKAIANSSSNTKILAVTLLTSLSSKELKLDLKISIELEKYALHMASLAKELGIHGAVCSPHEVYQLRQVCGEKFILVCPGVRPSWSQAKDQQRIMQPKQALKAGADYLVIGRPITMANNPTEAWSRIINDIKN from the coding sequence ATGTTCTCTACTAATCAGATAATTGTTCCATTAGATGTTTCTGATAAGAAATCTGCAATCGCTCTTTTGGATAAACTACCTCAGGTAAATTTTTGGAAGGTAGGACTAGAAATATTTGTTGCTTTAGGGCCAGAAATATTCAGTCTGCTTAAGGATAGACAAAAAAAGATTTTTCTAGACCTAAAATTTCATGATATTCCTAATACTATCGCTGGAGCATGCAACTCTGCTAGTAACTATGGAGTGGATTTAATTACTATTCATGCTGCAGCTGGCCAAAAAGCTATGGAAGCTGCAGCTAAAGCAATCGCTAACAGTTCTTCCAATACTAAAATATTAGCAGTAACACTTCTTACAAGCTTAAGTTCAAAAGAGTTGAAGCTCGATCTGAAAATTTCTATAGAATTAGAAAAATATGCTCTTCATATGGCCTCATTAGCTAAAGAATTAGGTATTCATGGAGCAGTATGTTCTCCCCATGAAGTTTATCAGTTAAGACAAGTATGTGGAGAAAAATTTATATTAGTTTGTCCAGGCGTAAGACCTTCTTGGTCTCAAGCTAAAGACCAACAAAGAATAATGCAACCAAAGCAAGCCCTAAAGGCAGGTGCAGATTATTTAGTTATTGGCCGCCCAATTACTATGGCAAATAATCCAACTGAAGCATGGAGTCGTATTATTAATGACATTAAAAATTAA
- a CDS encoding flavin prenyltransferase UbiX — translation MKKPLILGISGASGLIYSVRILKFLLEANYTVDIVASKATYLVWQAEEKIKMPLEPDLQVQFWRSQVGVPKAGQLKCHRWTDIGASIASGSFRTLGMIIIPCSMNTIAKLSSGLSLDLLERVADVQLKEGRPLVVVPRETPLSLIHLRNLVTLAEVGVKIVPAIPAWYHKPQTIEDLVDFVIVRVLDQLNIDCPLINRWEGHSDIK, via the coding sequence ATGAAAAAACCATTAATTTTAGGTATTAGCGGAGCTTCTGGTTTAATTTATAGTGTTCGTATTTTGAAATTTCTTTTAGAAGCAAATTATACAGTTGATATCGTAGCTTCTAAAGCTACTTATCTAGTATGGCAAGCAGAAGAAAAAATCAAAATGCCTCTAGAGCCTGACTTACAAGTACAGTTTTGGCGTAGCCAAGTAGGGGTACCAAAAGCAGGACAATTAAAATGTCATCGTTGGACAGATATTGGCGCGAGTATAGCAAGCGGTTCTTTCCGTACCTTAGGTATGATAATCATACCTTGTAGTATGAATACTATCGCAAAGCTATCATCGGGATTAAGTTTAGATTTATTGGAGAGAGTAGCTGATGTTCAACTAAAAGAGGGTCGTCCTTTAGTAGTAGTTCCTCGTGAAACTCCTTTGAGTCTAATACATTTACGCAATTTAGTAACTTTAGCAGAGGTAGGAGTAAAAATAGTTCCTGCAATTCCGGCTTGGTACCACAAACCTCAAACTATAGAAGATTTAGTAGACTTTGTCATAGTTCGTGTACTGGATCAATTAAATATTGATTGTCCTTTGATAAATCGTTGGGAGGGACATTCTGATATTAAATAA